A single region of the Chryseobacterium sp. 6424 genome encodes:
- a CDS encoding OmpH family outer membrane protein, with the protein MKKLSVLFAAVMMFMAVGTANAQKIASMDYEAVLAAMPETKKMTTDLDTFSKTKGDELQKQAEAFQKEIQQYQADAAKMTEAQRNTKEADLQKKQQNLQQLQQTAQQDLAQRRDAAVKPIIDKLNNAVSKVAKANNFDFVIDSTALIYKGGADATPLVKKELGL; encoded by the coding sequence ATGAAAAAATTAAGTGTATTATTTGCCGCAGTAATGATGTTCATGGCAGTAGGGACTGCAAATGCTCAGAAGATAGCATCCATGGATTATGAAGCCGTACTTGCAGCAATGCCTGAAACTAAAAAAATGACCACCGACTTAGATACTTTCAGCAAAACAAAAGGTGACGAGTTACAAAAACAAGCTGAGGCCTTCCAGAAAGAAATCCAGCAGTATCAGGCAGACGCTGCCAAGATGACGGAAGCCCAACGTAACACCAAAGAGGCAGACCTTCAGAAAAAGCAGCAAAACCTACAGCAGTTGCAACAAACTGCGCAACAAGACCTTGCACAACGAAGAGACGCTGCAGTAAAGCCAATCATCGACAAACTGAATAACGCTGTAAGCAAAGTAGCAAAAGCCAATAACTTCGATTTTGTAATCGACTCTACCGCGCTAATCTACAAAGGTGGTGCAGATGCTACCCCGCTTGTTAAAAAAGAACTGGGTCTTTAA
- a CDS encoding DUF6089 family protein, protein MKIDALTFMRKTFFYSFLAVLFGSGIVFGQRHEIGVQLGMSNLVGDIGRTNYILQKPLLSNISDYGLPFYGGIMYRMNFNPYQTVRFNVGYSHIQFADAAAKEDYRRNRGLWGTNSAFEVNALFEYNFFPVNDEQRSMLSPYIFGGVGAILANTTQVAITHDFRRDAGGNALAPVDGSDFITTPGRYQSGNQLTMAIPFGVGLKYKFNYNWALFGEFMFRPTFSDAIDYSVIEDNSVRVTYNKDILAPETTATSLLQELPYREVAEARVAEVLQNREVGNTNSKDWINSITLGLSYSFGRPPCYCGE, encoded by the coding sequence ATGAAAATTGATGCTCTAACGTTCATGAGGAAGACTTTCTTTTATTCCTTTCTCGCGGTCTTATTCGGGTCGGGTATTGTCTTTGGGCAACGGCATGAGATCGGCGTACAGTTGGGCATGAGCAACCTGGTTGGTGATATTGGCAGAACCAACTATATTCTACAGAAACCATTGCTGAGTAATATAAGCGATTATGGTCTTCCCTTCTACGGTGGTATAATGTACCGTATGAACTTCAATCCCTACCAAACCGTGCGTTTTAATGTAGGCTATAGCCATATCCAATTCGCCGATGCGGCCGCAAAAGAAGATTACAGGCGAAACCGGGGGCTTTGGGGTACCAATTCAGCCTTTGAAGTTAACGCACTCTTCGAGTATAATTTTTTCCCTGTGAATGATGAGCAGCGCAGCATGCTTAGTCCTTACATTTTCGGTGGGGTTGGTGCTATCCTGGCGAACACTACACAGGTTGCAATAACGCACGACTTCCGAAGAGATGCAGGCGGAAACGCATTAGCGCCTGTGGATGGTTCGGATTTCATTACGACACCCGGCCGCTACCAGTCCGGTAACCAGCTTACCATGGCCATTCCGTTTGGGGTGGGGCTGAAGTATAAGTTTAATTATAACTGGGCATTGTTTGGTGAATTCATGTTCCGTCCTACATTTTCAGACGCTATTGATTATAGCGTGATTGAGGATAACAGCGTGAGAGTCACGTACAATAAAGACATATTGGCGCCGGAAACCACCGCCACCTCACTGCTTCAGGAATTGCCTTACCGTGAGGTAGCGGAAGCACGTGTGGCTGAGGTTCTGCAAAACCGGGAAGTAGGCAACACCAACTCCAAGGACTGGATCAATTCCATCACCCTGGGCCTCAGTTATTCATTTGGCAGACCGCCGTGCTATTGCGGAGAATAA
- a CDS encoding acyl-CoA thioesterase, with amino-acid sequence MQKEISSLVKVRFSDCDPIGHLNNVKYLEYMLNAREDHVESGYGFTYEEYTRRTGCTWITIQNEIAYLKEVRYNAKVLISSKTIEIGDRLSKVEILMKSEDGKTIHSILWLTVIYFDMKTRRSVGQPPETMKLFEDFLVEVPQKDFQSRVANLRKENKSA; translated from the coding sequence ATGCAAAAAGAAATCTCCTCGCTGGTAAAAGTACGCTTCAGCGACTGCGACCCCATTGGTCACCTAAATAATGTAAAATACCTCGAATATATGCTGAATGCCCGCGAAGACCATGTAGAAAGCGGCTACGGCTTCACTTACGAGGAATATACCCGCCGGACTGGCTGCACATGGATTACCATTCAAAATGAAATCGCTTATCTGAAAGAAGTAAGATACAATGCAAAAGTCCTGATCTCTAGTAAAACAATTGAGATAGGTGACCGGCTTTCTAAAGTAGAAATATTGATGAAAAGCGAAGACGGAAAAACCATCCACAGTATCTTGTGGCTTACCGTCATCTATTTTGATATGAAGACCCGCCGTTCGGTTGGCCAGCCGCCCGAAACCATGAAGCTGTTTGAGGATTTTCTGGTAGAAGTCCCTCAGAAAGATTTTCAAAGCCGTGTGGCAAACCTGCGCAAAGAGAACAAGTCCGCATAA
- a CDS encoding OmpH family outer membrane protein, with product MKNFKVFFLLTLLSGFLGAQKIGVVDTDYILSKLPQYREAQERLNAQINNWQTEIQTLQSEFDKKKTLLENERVLLVGDQLKMREKEVDDLDKKIKVMINNRFGTMGEINNVRSSLTKPFQDQIWGAIKTVSEKNALGIVLDKSNNISVIFLEKRYDYTDKVLDLLLKNSASAQKPAASGATRRNQK from the coding sequence ATGAAGAATTTTAAGGTTTTTTTCCTGTTGACGCTGCTGTCTGGGTTTTTAGGTGCCCAGAAGATTGGGGTGGTAGATACAGATTATATTTTAAGTAAACTTCCTCAATACCGCGAAGCCCAGGAAAGACTGAATGCCCAGATCAATAACTGGCAAACCGAAATCCAGACTTTGCAGTCAGAATTTGATAAGAAAAAGACATTGCTCGAGAATGAACGGGTGCTTTTGGTGGGGGACCAACTGAAAATGCGCGAAAAAGAAGTGGATGATCTGGACAAGAAAATCAAGGTCATGATCAATAACCGTTTCGGCACCATGGGCGAAATCAACAATGTACGCTCCAGCCTCACGAAGCCTTTCCAGGACCAGATTTGGGGAGCCATCAAGACGGTATCAGAGAAGAACGCACTGGGCATAGTTCTTGATAAAAGCAACAATATCAGTGTTATTTTCCTCGAAAAAAGATATGATTATACAGATAAAGTATTAGATTTGCTCCTTAAGAATTCCGCTTCGGCTCAAAAGCCAGCCGCTTCGGGTGCAACAAGGCGTAATCAAAAATAG
- a CDS encoding isoprenyl transferase, producing the protein MQTFKDKINPQQLPKHVAIIMDGNGRWAKSRGEKRTFGHKHAIKAVREVVNACNEIHIPYLTLYTFSSENWNRPEDEVDTLMSLISETLILEAEEIFTKGLRMHIIGDIEKLPPLVQEQMLHLVDVTKNNTKGNLILALSYGSQHEILSAVKKISAKVKNGELTEDQITEKVFEDHLYTCEFPPVDLMIRTSGEVRISNFLLWQIAYAELQFLDTLWPDFGREDFFKCIYEYQNKERRFGKISEQLEENL; encoded by the coding sequence ATGCAGACGTTTAAAGATAAAATAAATCCACAGCAACTTCCGAAACATGTAGCCATCATTATGGATGGGAACGGAAGATGGGCTAAATCCCGGGGTGAGAAAAGAACCTTCGGTCATAAACACGCCATTAAAGCCGTGCGCGAAGTAGTGAATGCCTGTAATGAGATTCATATCCCTTACCTTACCCTATATACCTTTTCATCTGAAAACTGGAACCGGCCTGAAGATGAGGTAGATACACTTATGAGCCTGATTTCTGAAACATTGATCCTGGAAGCGGAAGAAATTTTCACGAAAGGACTTAGGATGCACATCATTGGTGATATTGAAAAACTGCCGCCATTGGTACAGGAGCAGATGCTTCATCTGGTGGATGTTACCAAGAACAACACGAAAGGCAACCTGATACTTGCGTTAAGCTATGGCTCGCAGCATGAGATCCTTAGTGCCGTGAAAAAAATAAGTGCCAAAGTAAAGAACGGGGAGCTTACCGAAGATCAAATCACCGAGAAAGTATTTGAAGATCATCTGTACACCTGCGAATTTCCGCCAGTTGACCTGATGATCCGTACCAGTGGCGAGGTGCGCATCAGTAACTTTCTGCTGTGGCAGATCGCGTACGCGGAACTGCAGTTTCTCGATACCCTGTGGCCCGATTTCGGGCGTGAAGACTTCTTCAAATGTATTTACGAATATCAGAATAAAGAACGCCGATTCGGCAAAATAAGCGAGCAGCTAGAAGAAAATTTATAA